Proteins found in one Bartonella krasnovii genomic segment:
- a CDS encoding S41 family peptidase, producing the protein MIRKVILLVAGVLLGACSMIMVQSVAANNEDNAYKKLAIFGDVFERVRKQYVTVPDDKKLIENAINGMLTSLDPHSSYLNAEEAKDMRDSTKGEFGGLGIEVTMEKNLIKVVSPMDDTPASKAGILAGDLISKIDDVQTNGQTLNEAVNKMRGAPGTPITLTIIRSGVDKPFEVKIIRDIIKVKAVKYRVESDIGYLRVIQFSEQTLGNLLAAIKDIQSKIPEDKLKGYVLDLRLNPGGLLDQAVNVASAFLNKGEIVSTRGRKKSDVTRFDAKPGDVTNGKPLIVLINGGSASASEIVAGALQDHRRATVLGTQSFGKGSVQTIIPLGENGALRLTTALYYTPSGTSIQGTGITPDIIVEQPLPEKYKGYDVKVGESALKGHIKGKRESNKGSGSAAFVPKDPKDDIQLNEAYKLLRGEMANAAFPPDPNKDILK; encoded by the coding sequence ATGATTCGTAAAGTTATTCTTTTGGTCGCTGGGGTATTGCTCGGCGCCTGTTCAATGATTATGGTGCAGTCTGTTGCTGCGAATAATGAAGATAACGCATATAAAAAATTGGCCATATTTGGCGATGTTTTTGAGCGCGTGCGTAAGCAATACGTCACGGTTCCAGATGATAAAAAGCTTATTGAAAATGCTATCAATGGTATGCTCACATCACTAGATCCCCATTCATCTTATTTGAATGCTGAAGAAGCTAAAGATATGCGGGATTCTACGAAAGGAGAATTCGGAGGTCTTGGTATTGAAGTCACTATGGAAAAAAACTTAATTAAAGTTGTTTCTCCGATGGATGATACACCCGCTTCAAAAGCAGGTATTCTAGCAGGAGATTTGATTTCAAAAATTGACGATGTACAAACAAATGGTCAAACATTGAATGAAGCTGTTAATAAGATGCGAGGGGCTCCTGGAACGCCAATTACCTTGACAATTATTCGTTCTGGCGTTGATAAGCCATTTGAAGTTAAGATTATTCGTGATATTATCAAGGTAAAAGCGGTGAAATATCGCGTTGAGAGTGATATTGGATATTTAAGAGTCATCCAGTTTTCTGAGCAGACATTGGGTAATCTTCTGGCAGCTATTAAAGATATTCAATCTAAAATTCCTGAAGATAAACTAAAAGGTTACGTCCTTGATTTGCGGCTTAATCCTGGTGGACTTTTAGATCAGGCTGTTAATGTTGCGAGTGCTTTTCTCAATAAAGGTGAGATTGTGTCGACTCGTGGACGCAAAAAGAGTGATGTAACAAGATTTGATGCCAAGCCTGGAGATGTTACCAATGGAAAACCACTCATTGTGCTTATTAATGGTGGTTCGGCAAGTGCTTCCGAAATTGTTGCGGGTGCCCTACAAGATCATCGTCGTGCAACAGTTTTAGGGACGCAGTCTTTTGGTAAAGGATCTGTTCAAACGATTATTCCTTTGGGTGAAAATGGCGCTTTACGCTTAACAACAGCACTTTATTACACGCCATCTGGTACTTCTATTCAAGGAACAGGAATTACACCTGATATTATTGTAGAGCAGCCACTTCCTGAAAAATATAAGGGTTATGATGTAAAAGTTGGTGAGTCTGCCTTAAAAGGGCATATCAAGGGAAAACGAGAAAGCAATAAAGGATCTGGTTCAGCTGCTTTTGTTCCAAAGGACCCTAAGGATGATATTCAATTGAATGAGGCTTATAAACTGTTGCGGGGTGAGATGGCAAATGCGGCATTTCCACCAGACCCCAATAAGGATATATTAAAGTGA